From a region of the Drosophila ananassae strain 14024-0371.13 chromosome XL, ASM1763931v2, whole genome shotgun sequence genome:
- the LOC6502886 gene encoding homeobox protein extradenticle isoform X2 — protein MEDPNRMLAHSAGMMAPQGYGLTGQDDGQNTGSENEVRKQKDIGEILQQIMSISEQSLDEAQARKHTLNCHRMKPALFSVLCEIKEKTVLSIRNTQEEEPPDPQLMRLDNMLIAEGVAGPEKGGGGAAAASAAAASQGGSLSIDGADNAIEHSDYRAKLAQIRQIYHQELEKYEQACNEFTTHVMNLLREQSRTRRRHLCPYQINKAS, from the exons ATGGAGGATCCCAATCGCATGCTAGCACACTCTGCAGGTATGATGGCGCCACAAGGCTATGGGTTAACAGGTCAAGATGATGGACAAAATACAGGGAGTGAAAATGAGGTACGCAAGCAAAAGGATATTGGAGAAATATTACAACAAATCATGAGTATATCAGAGCAGTCGCTGGATGAGGCGCAAGCGAGAAAACATACGCTTAATTGTCATCGAATGAAGCCGGCACTATTCTCCGTCTTGTGTGAAATTAAGGAGAAGACTG TTCTTTCTATTAGAAATACCCAGGAGGAAGAGCCACCAGATCCGCAACTTATGAGGTTAGATAATATGCTGATTGCCGAGGGTGTTGCTGGCCCTGAAAAAGGCGGTGGGGGAGCGGCAGCCGCATCAGCAGCTGCGGCTAGCCAAGGGGGATCGCTTTCTATTGATGGAGCTGATAATGCTATAGAACATTCAGATTATCGCGCTAAACTAGCTCAAATACGTCAGATTTATCATCAGGAGTTGGAAAAATATGAGCAGGCCTGTAACGAATTTACAACTCATGTTATGAATCTTTTAAGAGAACAGAGTCGCACAAG ACGGAGACATCTCTGTCCCTATCAAATAAACAAAGCATCTTGA